The stretch of DNA ttcttaaaataactCACTAATAACTCTAGgtaatttttaatctaattaatttgtatatgtacacatttACAAATGtagttaatttatatattcgtaaaacttattattatattttctgtaGTGTCAGAGGAAATTTGCGGCCCGTGAAACATTAAATCGTCATCAAAGAACGCATACTGGAGAAAAACCTCACGTTTGCCAGTACTGTGGCAAATCGTTTATCCAAGCAGCACAATTAAGAGCACATGTATTTCATCATACTGGTGAAAATGGATTTTATTGTGATATTTGTGGTAAAGCATTTAATAGAAAAGCTCGATTGAATGTACACAAAAAATTTGTACATGAAGGTGCAACACCATTTACATGTGAAATATGTGAAAAAGGTTTCACACGGAGAGAAGATTTAGCAAAGCATACATTATTGCATACAGGAAtcaaacgtaagaaaaaaaaatcctattcatttaaattttataaataatatactatatcaATTCTAACGATTTTTTAGCATTTAAATGCGATAAATGCTCAAAGGCCTTTTCTGCAAAATCTTCATTACAAGCCCATCTCAATACTCATAGACGTGAGCCACCTCAATCATGCGTTGAGTGTAATCGTGTCTTTATAAGACAAGACTGTTTAATGAGACATGTTCGAGCTAAACATCGAGAACTTCTGGAGGATGTAATGGATGAAGTTGAAAGAAAGCACTTACAAACACAATTATTCAATATTGCTTCTATTGCTgcagaaaaaacaaaagcagGAGAATCTAAAGTACTTTCTACAGATGAATTGCTAAAAGCCATTGCAGATCTTTTAAGGATACTTATTGATGAAGAAACTTTACAggtattgtaatataattatgataaaatgtAATGAAGTAATCTAAAATGTAatactatttaataattttacagtTATTTGGTTGGCCTAATGCTCCTATTCAAGATATTTTAGAGGCCGTGATTAGACGTTGTGGTCATGAACCTCTAACATCAGATAGTTCTTTACTTTTCAACGAAAGGTTAAGAGCGAacgtaaaacttttatttacaGTGGTTATTGAGGATGAAACTGTAAAGTCGTTATTAACAACTAAAACGGTAGACCATGTTATTCTTCATGTTTTGGAAATTTcgcaaaaatga from Vespula pensylvanica isolate Volc-1 chromosome 11, ASM1446617v1, whole genome shotgun sequence encodes:
- the LOC122633172 gene encoding zinc finger protein 436-like isoform X4 → MLKEHLDVCREEDDSTNILELGNLDNYDSEDEDDADDPDYEFNDTSIEDTKAQKNNNEKPTIKPVPDTQCHCCAEDLKTAHSGGEFKCLECELSFKKNSSLERHKIVIHWKCESYTCINCGSTFRDKKSLNKHRYTTHVNRNIYKCDTCDTYFSRNYHLKRHKMQSGCHGDIRKTFDCQVCQKVFTRKDNLREHLRTHAGAPQRQKKPCKYCSKEFFTTQQLIIHERLHTGERPVQCDLCPKTFLSSLALKKHRRVHTGEKPFECKYCQRKFAARETLNRHQRTHTGEKPHVCQYCGKSFIQAAQLRAHVFHHTGENGFYCDICGKAFNRKARLNVHKKFVHEGATPFTCEICEKGFTRREDLAKHTLLHTGIKPFKCDKCSKAFSAKSSLQAHLNTHRREPPQSCVECNRVFIRQDCLMRHVRAKHRELLEDVMDEVERKHLQTQLFNIASIAAEKTKAGESKVLSTDELLKAIADLLRILIDEETLQLFGWPNAPIQDILEAVIRRCGHEPLTSDSSLLFNERLRANVKLLFTVVIEDETVKSLLTTKTVDHVILHVLEISQK